One window of Trifolium pratense cultivar HEN17-A07 linkage group LG5, ARS_RC_1.1, whole genome shotgun sequence genomic DNA carries:
- the LOC123887066 gene encoding NADH dehydrogenase [ubiquinone] 1 beta subcomplex subunit 8, mitochondrial, translating into MAGRLTNVASQILGGNGVVHRSVASSLRLRSGMGLPVGKHYVPDKPLPMNEELTWDNGTAYPEPCIDRIADTVGKYEALAWLCGGLSCFAGLGLLAVWNDKASKTPFAPKVYPYDNLRVELGGEP; encoded by the exons ATGGCAGGTAGATTAACAAACGTCGCATCACAAATCTTAGGCGGAAACGGCGTCGTTCACCGATCTGTAGCTTCCTCTCTCCGCCTCCGCTCCGGCATGGGTCTCCCCGTCGGCAAACACTATGTCCCAGACAAACCC CTTCCTATGAATGAAGAACTAACTTGGGACAATGGTACCGCATATCCAGAACCTTGTATAGATCGCATTGCTGATACTGTTGGAAAG TATGAAGCATTGGCTTGGCTATGTGGAGGATTAAGCTGTTTTGCTGGTTTGGGATTATTGGCTGTATGGAATGATAAAGCTTCCAAGACACCATTT gCACCCAAAGTATATCCATATGACAATCTGCGAGTGGAGCTTGGTGGTGAACCATAG
- the LOC123884614 gene encoding 14 kDa proline-rich protein DC2.15-like — MASKAATILALNLLFFTMVTSNYVPCPPPPPKGHSHGHSYPVPSSNYPTCPRDTIKFGVCADVLGLINVELGKPPKTPCCSLIDGLANLEAAVCLCTALKANVLGINLNLPINLSLVLNYCGKGVPKGFVCA, encoded by the coding sequence ATGGCTTCCAAGGCTGCTACTATCCTTGCCCTCAATCTCCTCTTTTTCACAATGGTGACCTCAAATTATGTTCCATGTCCTCCACCACCTCCAAAAGGTCACAGCCACGGCCACTCATATCCAGTACCTTCCTCAAATTACCCAACATGTCCTAGAGACACAATTAAGTTTGGTGTGTGTGCTGATGTATTAGGTTTGATTAATGTTGAACTTGGTAAGCCACCAAAGACACCATGTTGTTCTCTCATCGATGGTCTTGCTAATCTTGAAGCTGCTGTGTGCCTTTGCACTGCTCTTAAGGCTAATGTCTTAGGCATTAACCTTAACCTTCCAATTAATTTGAGCTTGGTACTTAACTATTGTGGAAAGGGAGTTCCAAAGGGGTTCGTTTGTGCTTAA
- the LOC123884610 gene encoding 14 kDa proline-rich protein DC2.15-like translates to MASNLAILLALNLIFFTVVTANYVPCPPPPPKGHHHHHHSHPPSTNYPTCPRDTIKFGVCADVLGLINVELGKPPKTPCCSLIDGLANLEAAVCLCTALKANVLGINLNLPINLSLVLNYCGKGVPKGFVCA, encoded by the coding sequence ATGGCTTCCAATCTTGCTATTCTCCTAGCCCTCAACCTCATTTTTTTCACCGTTGTAACAGCCAATTATGTTCCATGTCCTCCACCACCCCCAAAaggtcaccaccaccaccaccactcgCATCCACCTTCCACAAATTATCCAACATGTCCTAGAGACACAATTAAGTTTGGTGTGTGTGCTGATGTATTAGGTTTGATTAACGTTGAACTTGGTAAGCCACCAAAGACACCATGTTGTTCTCTCATTGATGGTCTTGCTAATCTTGAAGCTGCTGTGTGTCTTTGCACTGCTCTTAAGGCTAATGTCTTAGGCATTAACCTTAACCTTCCAATTAATTTGAGCTTGGTACTTAACTATTGTGGAAAGGGAGTTCCAAAGGGGTTCGTTTGTGCTTAA
- the LOC123885321 gene encoding 36.4 kDa proline-rich protein, with the protein MLSSKAKALFFIFKILMLNVITHACGPCIQPNPPPYHNKPSHPKHPPHHHHGGGGGGKQPVVSPPPVVVVPPIIVTPPLQPPPTIIYPPPTTPVFPPPTTQPTCPIDALKLGLCLDVLGGLIHVGIGNPVENVCCPVIQGLVDLEAAICLCTVIRAKVLNLNIYLPLALQVLVTCGKTPPRGFVCPPLYN; encoded by the coding sequence ATGTTATCATCAAAAGCAAAagctttgtttttcatttttaagaTATTGATGTTGAATGTCATAACACATGCATGTGGTCCATGCATTCAACCAAATCCACCACCTTATCACAACAAACCAAGTCATCCAAAACATCCACCGCATCACCACCACGGCGGCGGAGGTGGAGGAAAACAGCCAGTAGTATCCCCTCCTCCTGTGGTTGTCGTGCCGCCGATTATTGTCACACCACCACTTCAACCACCGCCGACGATTATATATCCACCACCAACAACTCCTGTTTTTCCTCCACCAACTACTCAACCAACTTGTCCAATTGATGCACTCAAGCTAGGGCTTTGTTTGGATGTACTTGGAGGACTTATTCATGTTGGAATTGGTAACCCTGTTGAGAATGTGTGTTGTCCTGTTATTCAAGGGTTGGTTGATCTTGAAGCTGCAATTTGTCTTTGTACTGTTATTAGGGCTAAGGTTCTTAATCTTAATATTTATCTTCCTCTTGCTCTTCAAGTTTTGGTCACTTGTGGGAAGACTCCTCCTCGTGGTTT